In Bifidobacterium sp. ESL0745, one DNA window encodes the following:
- the recR gene encoding recombination mediator RecR, producing the protein MALAYDGAIQRLIDGFARLPGIGPKGAQRIAFYLLSASDEEAQDLADAIREVKEKVRFCEICGNVCETSPCPICSDPRRDHSIICVVEEPKDVMSIERTREFHGVYHVLGGAINPMANVGPGDLAIPKLLDRLKTDEVKEIILALDPNIEGEATVTYLSRLLSPLGIKITRLASGLPVGSDLEYADEITLGRALQGRQEA; encoded by the coding sequence ATGGCATTGGCTTATGACGGCGCAATCCAGCGCCTTATCGATGGGTTCGCCCGGTTGCCGGGCATCGGTCCCAAAGGCGCCCAGCGCATTGCGTTCTACCTGCTCTCGGCTAGTGACGAAGAGGCTCAGGACCTGGCGGACGCCATCCGCGAGGTCAAGGAAAAGGTGCGGTTCTGCGAAATCTGCGGCAACGTATGCGAAACGAGCCCATGCCCGATCTGTTCGGATCCACGGCGCGACCATTCTATTATCTGCGTGGTCGAGGAGCCGAAAGACGTCATGAGCATCGAGCGTACCCGCGAATTCCATGGCGTCTACCATGTCCTCGGCGGCGCCATCAACCCGATGGCCAACGTCGGCCCCGGTGACCTGGCCATTCCCAAGCTTCTGGACAGGCTTAAAACCGATGAGGTCAAGGAAATCATTCTGGCGCTTGATCCCAATATCGAAGGCGAGGCGACGGTCACCTATCTGAGCCGCCTGCTTTCGCCGCTCGGCATCAAGATCACGCGTCTGGCCAGCGGTCTGCCGGTGGGCAGCGATTTGGAATATGCCGACGAAATCACCTTGGGCCGTGCCTTGCAGGGGCGTCAGGAAGCCTGA
- a CDS encoding aspartate kinase yields the protein MALIVQKYGGSSVADAESIKRVAKRIVETKRKGNNVAVVVSAMGDTTDDLIDQAMSIDSNPPAREMDMLMTAGERISMSLLAMAIHAAGERAYSFTGSQAGFMTDAQFGAAHIKSVKPERVAHVVGDGKIAIVAGFQGINADGDYTTLGRGGSDTSAVALAVALGADICEIYTDVDGIFTADPRIVPSARRIPSISYDAILEMASCGSKVLALRCVEYAQRFNMPLHVRSSFSHRMGTLVVPEGVDARKLPNLQ from the coding sequence GTGGCGCTTATCGTGCAAAAGTACGGCGGGTCCTCTGTGGCCGACGCCGAGTCCATCAAGCGCGTCGCCAAACGCATTGTGGAGACGAAACGCAAGGGCAACAATGTGGCCGTCGTGGTTTCGGCGATGGGGGATACCACCGATGACCTGATTGACCAAGCCATGAGCATCGATTCCAACCCTCCGGCCCGAGAGATGGATATGCTGATGACCGCAGGCGAGCGTATCTCGATGAGTCTTCTGGCGATGGCCATCCACGCCGCCGGCGAACGCGCTTATTCTTTCACCGGTTCGCAGGCCGGTTTTATGACCGATGCCCAATTTGGCGCGGCGCACATCAAGTCGGTGAAGCCCGAACGTGTCGCCCATGTTGTCGGTGACGGCAAAATCGCCATTGTGGCCGGTTTCCAAGGCATCAACGCCGACGGCGATTACACCACTCTTGGCCGCGGCGGTTCAGACACATCAGCGGTGGCGCTCGCGGTGGCGCTCGGTGCCGATATCTGCGAGATCTACACCGACGTTGACGGCATTTTTACCGCCGATCCCCGCATCGTTCCCAGTGCCCGGCGCATTCCATCCATCAGCTATGATGCCATCCTCGAAATGGCTTCCTGTGGTTCGAAGGTCCTTGCCCTGCGCTGTGTGGAATACGCCCAGCGATTCAATATGCCGTTGCACGTGCGCAGCTCATTTTCGCACCGGATGGGCACTTTGGTGGTTCCGGAAGGTGTCGACGCGAGGAAGCTGCCGAACCTGCAATAA
- a CDS encoding ACT domain-containing protein has translation MGDIFPDLGPETPVISGVAHDRTESLVTVRGVPDEPGMAARVFTELAKSGINIDMIVQAGASTGKADISFTVPDATVKTVKNALDSKKAKLGYESYFVNSNVGKVAVVGVGMKTHSGLAAKFFEALSAKHINVMMISTSEIRIAALVPLDQLDDAVRALHTAYGLDSDQVEAVVYGGTGR, from the coding sequence ATGGGCGACATTTTTCCTGATCTCGGGCCTGAAACCCCGGTTATTTCCGGAGTGGCACACGATCGCACCGAGTCCCTCGTCACGGTGCGCGGAGTGCCGGACGAGCCCGGAATGGCGGCGCGTGTATTCACCGAACTCGCCAAAAGCGGCATCAATATCGATATGATCGTACAGGCCGGCGCGTCCACCGGCAAGGCCGATATCTCCTTCACTGTACCCGACGCCACAGTGAAAACGGTCAAGAATGCACTTGACAGCAAGAAAGCCAAGCTCGGCTACGAATCGTATTTCGTCAACAGCAATGTCGGCAAGGTCGCCGTGGTCGGTGTGGGAATGAAAACCCATTCCGGTCTCGCCGCGAAGTTCTTCGAGGCCCTGAGCGCCAAACATATCAACGTCATGATGATTTCGACTTCCGAGATCCGCATCGCCGCCCTCGTCCCGCTCGATCAGCTTGATGACGCGGTGCGCGCGCTGCATACGGCTTACGGACTTGATTCCGATCAGGTTGAAGCGGTGGTCTACGGCGGCACCGGTCGCTGA
- a CDS encoding aspartate-semialdehyde dehydrogenase has protein sequence MAESNETQQRKVNVAVLGATGQVGMVMRRVLDERNFPINNLRFLASSHSAGTVLKWRGRDIVVEDVAKADLSDIDIAIFSAGGGTSKVWAPKFAEAGAYVIDNSSQWRMHDDVPLVVAEANPDDLDDIPRRIVANPNCTTMACIPVLKALDTHFGLKRLIVSSYQAVSGAGRAGVEQLMNEAKAAVDQGADKLVFDGSAIDFPKPTKVVRTIAFNAVPFIGAIVDDGSEETDEEQKLRNESRKILHLPNLAASCTCVRVGVFTAHGMSVNAEFERDVTPDMAREVLKDAPGVELNDIPTPQLAAGKDPSFVGRIRQDQAVDGKKGLAFFIANDNLRKGAALNAVELAEIVARKHFGA, from the coding sequence ATGGCTGAGTCCAACGAAACGCAGCAGCGTAAGGTCAACGTCGCAGTGCTGGGGGCCACGGGCCAGGTCGGTATGGTGATGCGCCGGGTGCTTGACGAACGCAATTTCCCTATCAATAACCTGCGTTTTCTCGCTTCTTCGCACTCGGCAGGTACCGTGCTCAAGTGGCGCGGCCGCGACATCGTTGTCGAGGACGTGGCCAAGGCCGACCTGAGCGACATTGACATCGCCATCTTCTCCGCCGGTGGCGGCACTTCCAAGGTCTGGGCGCCGAAGTTCGCCGAGGCCGGGGCTTATGTCATCGACAATTCCTCGCAGTGGCGCATGCATGATGACGTGCCGCTGGTAGTGGCTGAGGCCAATCCTGACGACCTCGATGATATTCCGCGCCGTATCGTCGCCAACCCCAACTGCACCACGATGGCCTGCATTCCGGTGCTCAAGGCGCTGGATACCCACTTCGGCTTGAAGCGTTTGATTGTCAGCTCCTATCAGGCGGTTTCCGGAGCCGGCCGCGCCGGTGTCGAGCAGCTGATGAACGAGGCCAAGGCCGCTGTCGACCAAGGCGCGGACAAGCTCGTTTTCGACGGTTCCGCCATCGATTTCCCCAAACCCACCAAGGTTGTACGCACCATCGCGTTCAACGCCGTGCCTTTCATCGGTGCCATCGTCGACGATGGTAGCGAGGAGACTGACGAGGAACAAAAGCTTCGCAATGAAAGCCGCAAGATTCTGCACCTGCCGAACCTCGCCGCCTCCTGCACCTGCGTGCGTGTCGGCGTCTTCACCGCTCACGGCATGTCGGTCAACGCCGAGTTCGAGCGCGATGTCACTCCCGATATGGCCCGCGAGGTGCTGAAGGACGCGCCGGGCGTCGAGCTCAACGACATCCCGACCCCGCAGCTGGCTGCGGGTAAGGACCCGAGTTTCGTCGGCCGCATTCGCCAGGACCAGGCCGTCGACGGCAAGAAGGGCCTTGCCTTCTTCATCGCCAACGACAACCTGCGCAAGGGCGCTGCGCTCAATGCCGTCGAACTTGCCGAAATCGTCGCCCGCAAGCACTTTGGTGCGTAA
- a CDS encoding DUF5701 family protein — protein MSKASEEAKKQLDRIVALGYPDVADMSAAAFRALARPLIDALKDSDLGENILLVPTHELVSPESLIARTSINRMAGFTTMPPRDVASFLPQDGFEPPEGPFYLVVDPHTGTAYVNREPDVARKLIDSDERMPLTLEEGLAIATQHPDWLVKKNGFNLLGSRSADGRVPSIWMSQTAPRLGSVWPTSRHTWLGNAYCQARRGVSLFR, from the coding sequence ATGTCGAAGGCATCTGAAGAAGCGAAAAAACAATTGGACCGCATCGTGGCGTTGGGGTATCCCGACGTGGCCGACATGAGCGCGGCGGCGTTCCGTGCGCTCGCGCGTCCGCTTATCGATGCCCTGAAAGACAGCGACTTGGGCGAGAATATCCTTCTGGTACCTACCCACGAGCTCGTGAGCCCGGAATCGCTGATCGCCCGAACCAGCATCAACCGCATGGCCGGTTTCACCACCATGCCTCCGCGCGATGTCGCGAGTTTCCTTCCGCAGGACGGCTTCGAGCCGCCGGAGGGCCCGTTCTATCTGGTCGTCGATCCGCACACTGGTACCGCTTACGTCAATCGAGAGCCGGACGTGGCCCGAAAGCTCATCGATTCCGACGAGCGCATGCCACTGACCCTTGAGGAAGGCCTTGCCATCGCCACCCAGCACCCGGATTGGCTGGTCAAAAAGAACGGCTTCAACCTGCTTGGCTCCCGCAGTGCCGATGGCCGCGTGCCGAGCATCTGGATGAGCCAGACCGCCCCCCGTCTTGGTTCGGTGTGGCCGACATCCCGACACACGTGGCTTGGCAACGCGTATTGCCAAGCCCGTCGAGGCGTCTCGCTTTTCCGCTGA
- the leuA gene encoding 2-isopropylmalate synthase, with translation MGQDQESSVFDLAAVAAQSNGGNNDLLLPPRRFVGEPQKPSSMPYTKYVAYDKQIPFDYPERTWPSRKLRRAPRWCSVDLRDGNQALVNPMDSERKLRFWNLLISMGFKEIEVGFPSASDTDYDFVRLLIERELIPDDVTIVVLTQAREHLIRKTYECLRGAKRAVVHFYNSVSVLQREVVFRKDKEGIKKLATDAAELCKDLESAAGGTDLYYEYSPESFTGTEPDYAVEVCNAVIDVIKPTPDHKMIINLPATVEMTTPNVFADEVEYVSNNLKDRDSVVLSLHPHNDEGMGVAAAELAVLAGADRVEGCLLGNGERTGNVDLVTLGLNMLTQGVDPQIDYSDVPKIRKTVEYCNQLAISERHPYAGNFVFTAFSGSHQDAIKKGLEARQAAAQRAGANLDDFVWLVPYLPIDPKDIGRSYKAIIRVNSQSGKGGMAYLLKTNHNLDLPKRLQIEFEKVVQDYADKTDKEVSDDEIWRLFKDEYLPVEEDGAFAAGEAVGDEGDDDLESWGRLKLLNVSVSSGADGSDTVLKAKLLDRGAEYGADPIEREVSGAGNGPLDAFLNALSSIGITVSVMDYAEHAMTAGTDAMAASYIECQIGGEANAKIIWGVGIDSSITTSSLKAIISAINRSMR, from the coding sequence ATGGGTCAGGATCAAGAATCATCGGTATTTGATCTCGCGGCGGTCGCCGCACAATCCAATGGAGGTAACAATGACCTGCTGCTGCCTCCCCGGCGTTTCGTAGGAGAACCCCAAAAGCCGAGCTCGATGCCGTATACCAAGTATGTGGCCTACGACAAGCAGATTCCATTCGATTACCCGGAACGCACCTGGCCGTCCAGGAAACTGCGCCGGGCCCCGCGTTGGTGCTCGGTCGATCTGCGCGACGGCAACCAGGCGCTGGTCAACCCCATGGATTCCGAACGCAAGCTGCGTTTCTGGAACCTCCTGATTTCCATGGGCTTCAAGGAAATCGAGGTCGGCTTCCCGTCGGCATCCGACACGGATTACGATTTCGTGCGCCTGCTTATCGAGCGCGAGCTCATTCCCGACGACGTCACCATCGTTGTGCTGACGCAGGCCCGCGAGCATTTGATTCGCAAGACCTACGAATGCCTGCGCGGAGCCAAGCGCGCCGTCGTGCATTTCTACAATTCCGTCTCCGTCCTGCAGCGCGAGGTCGTCTTCCGCAAGGACAAGGAAGGCATCAAGAAGCTCGCGACCGACGCGGCAGAGCTATGTAAAGATCTTGAAAGCGCGGCCGGCGGCACCGACCTCTACTACGAGTATTCGCCGGAATCCTTCACCGGAACCGAGCCGGATTACGCCGTTGAGGTGTGCAACGCCGTCATCGACGTCATCAAGCCGACGCCGGATCACAAGATGATCATCAACCTGCCGGCTACCGTCGAAATGACCACGCCGAACGTCTTCGCCGACGAGGTCGAGTACGTCTCCAACAACCTCAAAGACCGCGATTCCGTAGTACTTTCGCTCCACCCGCACAACGACGAGGGCATGGGCGTGGCCGCGGCGGAACTGGCCGTGCTGGCCGGTGCCGACCGCGTCGAAGGCTGCCTGTTGGGCAACGGCGAACGCACCGGCAACGTCGATCTGGTCACGCTGGGCCTCAATATGCTTACCCAGGGCGTCGATCCGCAGATCGATTATTCCGACGTGCCGAAGATCCGCAAGACCGTCGAATACTGTAACCAGCTCGCCATTTCCGAGCGCCACCCCTACGCCGGCAACTTCGTGTTCACCGCCTTCTCCGGCTCCCACCAGGACGCCATCAAGAAGGGCCTGGAAGCCCGTCAGGCCGCGGCACAACGCGCCGGAGCCAACCTGGACGATTTCGTCTGGCTCGTGCCCTACCTGCCCATCGACCCGAAGGACATCGGCCGCAGTTACAAGGCCATCATCCGCGTCAATTCGCAATCCGGCAAGGGCGGCATGGCCTATTTGCTCAAGACCAACCACAACCTCGATCTGCCCAAGCGCCTGCAGATCGAGTTCGAGAAGGTCGTGCAGGACTACGCCGACAAGACCGACAAAGAGGTCAGCGACGACGAGATCTGGCGCCTCTTCAAGGACGAGTACCTCCCGGTCGAGGAGGACGGTGCGTTTGCGGCCGGCGAGGCTGTGGGCGATGAGGGCGACGACGATCTCGAGTCGTGGGGCCGCCTGAAGCTTTTGAATGTTTCGGTCTCTTCGGGCGCGGACGGTTCCGATACCGTCCTGAAGGCCAAGCTTTTGGACCGTGGTGCCGAATACGGGGCCGATCCGATCGAACGCGAGGTCTCGGGAGCCGGCAATGGCCCGCTTGACGCCTTCCTCAATGCGCTTTCCTCGATTGGCATTACCGTCAGTGTGATGGATTACGCTGAGCACGCGATGACCGCCGGTACCGACGCGATGGCCGCCTCGTATATCGAGTGCCAGATCGGCGGCGAGGCCAACGCGAAGATCATTTGGGGCGTCGGCATCGATTCGTCGATCACCACCAGCTCGCTGAAGGCGATCATCTCTGCGATCAACCGTTCGATGCGCTGA
- a CDS encoding transglycosylase domain-containing protein — translation MEKESRRVSARSIGSGRAKPRRAYKSAKPSRAEQPRRGSNTGRGSAPRAPQRRGPKRHRHRILKWTLGIIAAIILAGIGMFAYLYATTEIPLPEKIAMAEKTKVYYADGTTPVGNFATQNREIISCDALPKYIGQSMVASENQSFYKDTGVDFKGIARALLNNVSGGARQGASTITQQYAERYYMGDTHTYSGKVREAILAMKITKSQDKDKVLCNYMNTIYLGRGAYGIEAASKAYFNKDAKDMTMPESALLAGIIPAPSTWDPAVNPKRAQQRFTRVINIMKNQGYISAQDAAATQQMPPTVPPQTQQSSYKGTNGYILQMVRDELTGSGNFTPDDLDTGGYTIVTTIDKDKQDLMFNTVSPSTDENKKILNDGMQTGGMSVNPKDGSIISFYAGDDYLTKQLNNATQATYEPGSTMKPFALLATIQAGVSLNTTFNGNSPRTYAGITQPVRNFGNEQYGYTNLYNATANSVNTVYMDLQEHLGAKKVAQTAQAAGMNPKLMTGDNPFTVLGNDGVHVSDIAQAYSTIANQGNKPTLHIVASVKDSAGKDMYRAPTGSERIFSANDTALVAKAMTGTVQYGTATEVRRVGKPIAGKTGTANDSTAGSFIGFTPSVVTVIAMWKPGADGKPQEIKALGRYGSGGLYPAHLFTEYMKQTLADTDSESFPVAHDEGKVGGPDGSWGTGARYSSSSNGNYSRRSTEGNDSNSNSSSGSGSTGSTGTDSSNGTSRSNETGGTSSNGNSSNGTSGGTGTTTEGNTTSGNATTTPPANQTPSQGNNGQSQPQTQTGQ, via the coding sequence ATGGAAAAAGAGTCCCGCAGAGTTTCGGCACGTTCGATTGGCTCAGGCAGAGCCAAACCGCGACGCGCCTATAAAAGCGCCAAGCCAAGCCGCGCTGAACAGCCACGACGCGGTAGCAATACAGGCAGAGGCTCCGCCCCGCGTGCCCCGCAACGCAGGGGGCCGAAGCGACACAGGCACCGCATTCTCAAATGGACATTGGGCATCATTGCAGCCATCATTCTGGCCGGCATCGGCATGTTCGCCTATCTTTACGCCACCACCGAAATTCCTCTTCCCGAAAAAATCGCGATGGCGGAAAAAACGAAGGTCTATTACGCCGACGGGACCACACCGGTCGGCAATTTCGCCACGCAGAACCGCGAGATCATCAGCTGCGACGCGCTGCCCAAATACATCGGCCAGTCCATGGTTGCCTCGGAAAACCAAAGCTTTTATAAGGATACCGGCGTCGATTTCAAGGGCATCGCACGCGCGTTGCTCAACAACGTCAGCGGCGGGGCGCGGCAAGGTGCCTCCACCATCACCCAGCAGTACGCGGAACGCTATTATATGGGCGACACCCACACGTATTCAGGCAAGGTGCGCGAAGCGATTCTTGCGATGAAAATCACAAAATCCCAAGACAAGGACAAGGTGCTGTGCAACTACATGAACACCATCTATCTGGGACGAGGGGCATACGGTATCGAAGCGGCGTCGAAGGCCTATTTCAACAAGGATGCCAAAGACATGACCATGCCGGAGTCGGCGCTGCTCGCCGGCATCATCCCCGCTCCCTCGACCTGGGACCCGGCCGTGAATCCCAAACGCGCACAACAGCGTTTCACCCGCGTCATCAACATTATGAAGAACCAGGGCTATATCAGCGCCCAGGACGCGGCCGCCACCCAACAGATGCCGCCTACCGTACCGCCCCAAACGCAACAGAGCTCCTATAAGGGCACCAACGGCTATATTCTGCAGATGGTCCGTGATGAACTGACCGGCAGCGGGAATTTCACCCCCGACGACCTTGACACCGGCGGCTATACCATCGTCACCACCATCGATAAAGACAAACAGGACCTGATGTTTAACACCGTGAGCCCTTCGACCGACGAGAACAAGAAAATCCTCAACGACGGCATGCAGACCGGTGGAATGAGCGTCAATCCCAAGGACGGCTCGATCATCTCGTTCTACGCCGGCGACGATTACCTCACCAAACAGCTCAACAACGCCACCCAGGCCACCTACGAACCCGGTTCCACCATGAAACCGTTCGCGCTTTTGGCCACTATACAGGCCGGTGTGAGCCTTAACACGACGTTCAACGGCAATTCGCCGCGCACCTACGCCGGCATCACCCAGCCGGTTCGTAACTTCGGCAACGAACAGTACGGCTATACGAACTTGTACAACGCAACGGCAAATTCCGTCAACACGGTCTACATGGATCTGCAGGAGCATCTGGGCGCCAAGAAGGTGGCGCAGACCGCACAGGCCGCCGGCATGAACCCGAAGCTGATGACCGGCGACAACCCCTTCACGGTGCTGGGCAACGACGGCGTGCACGTCTCCGACATCGCACAGGCCTACTCCACCATCGCCAACCAGGGCAACAAGCCGACGCTGCATATCGTGGCGAGCGTCAAGGATTCGGCCGGCAAGGACATGTACCGCGCGCCCACGGGCAGCGAGCGCATCTTCAGCGCCAACGACACAGCTCTGGTGGCCAAGGCCATGACCGGAACGGTGCAATACGGCACCGCCACCGAAGTGCGTCGCGTTGGCAAGCCCATCGCCGGCAAGACCGGCACCGCCAACGATTCCACGGCGGGCAGCTTCATCGGCTTTACACCAAGCGTAGTGACCGTAATCGCGATGTGGAAACCGGGGGCCGACGGCAAACCGCAGGAAATCAAGGCGCTGGGACGCTACGGATCCGGTGGCCTCTACCCTGCCCATCTGTTCACCGAGTATATGAAGCAGACGCTTGCGGACACGGACTCCGAATCGTTCCCCGTCGCCCACGACGAAGGCAAGGTCGGCGGGCCCGACGGCAGCTGGGGCACCGGCGCGAGGTACTCAAGCTCCTCAAACGGCAATTACAGCCGCAGGAGCACAGAAGGCAATGACTCGAACAGCAATTCTTCGAGCGGTTCCGGCAGCACAGGCAGCACCGGTACCGATAGCTCGAACGGGACCAGCAGGTCCAATGAGACTGGAGGCACTTCCTCAAACGGAAATTCCTCGAACGGGACCTCTGGTGGCACTGGCACCACGACCGAAGGAAATACGACAAGTGGAAACGCCACCACTACCCCACCGGCCAATCAGACTCCAAGCCAGGGCAACAACGGTCAGTCCCAACCTCAGACACAGACCGGGCAATAA
- a CDS encoding inositol-3-phosphate synthase, with protein MSIRVAVAGIGNCASSLIQGVEYYKDAKDDEKIPGLMHNNFGGYRVRDIEFVTAFDVDALKVGKDISEAIGASQNNTYKFCDVPNKGVEVLRGPTYDGLGEYYRKMITESDAEPVDVAQVLRDKKVDVLVSYMPVGSEQADKAYAQAAMDAGCAFVNCLPVFIASDPEWAQKFRDAGVPIIGDDIKSQVGATITHRVMARLFEDRGVRLDRTYQLNVGGNMDFMNMLQRTRLESKKVSKTRAVTSIVPHEMDPHNVHIGPSDYVAWLDDRKLAFVRLEGTTFGDVPISLEYKLEDWDSPNSAGIVIDAVRAAKIALDRHLSGPILAPSSYFMKSPAVQHEDSEARQLVEKFIKGEVEGDEAELDADVKSAKDNGKDVWHA; from the coding sequence ATGAGTATTCGCGTGGCAGTGGCAGGCATAGGCAACTGTGCCTCGTCCCTAATTCAAGGTGTCGAGTATTACAAAGACGCAAAGGATGATGAAAAGATCCCAGGCCTGATGCACAACAACTTCGGCGGCTACCGGGTGCGTGATATCGAATTTGTAACGGCATTTGACGTCGATGCCCTTAAAGTGGGCAAGGACATCTCCGAGGCCATCGGGGCTTCGCAGAACAATACCTACAAGTTCTGCGACGTACCGAACAAGGGTGTCGAAGTGCTGCGCGGACCGACCTATGACGGTCTGGGCGAGTACTACCGCAAGATGATTACCGAGTCCGACGCCGAGCCGGTTGACGTGGCCCAGGTTTTGAGGGATAAGAAGGTTGACGTTCTGGTCAGCTACATGCCCGTTGGCTCGGAGCAGGCCGACAAGGCCTATGCTCAGGCCGCAATGGATGCCGGTTGCGCTTTTGTCAACTGCCTGCCCGTCTTCATCGCTTCCGATCCTGAGTGGGCCCAGAAGTTCCGCGATGCCGGCGTGCCGATCATCGGCGACGACATCAAGAGCCAGGTCGGTGCCACCATCACCCACCGCGTGATGGCCCGCCTCTTCGAGGACCGCGGCGTGCGTCTTGATCGCACCTATCAGCTGAATGTCGGGGGCAACATGGACTTCATGAACATGTTGCAGCGCACGCGCCTGGAATCCAAGAAGGTTTCCAAGACCCGCGCCGTCACCTCGATTGTTCCGCATGAGATGGACCCGCACAACGTGCATATCGGCCCGTCCGATTACGTGGCGTGGCTTGATGACCGCAAGCTCGCGTTCGTGCGCTTGGAGGGTACCACTTTCGGCGATGTGCCGATCAGCCTTGAGTACAAGCTTGAGGATTGGGATTCGCCGAACTCCGCCGGCATCGTCATCGATGCCGTTCGTGCCGCCAAGATCGCGCTTGATCGCCACCTCTCCGGGCCGATTCTTGCGCCGAGCTCCTACTTCATGAAGTCCCCGGCTGTCCAGCATGAGGACTCCGAGGCTCGTCAGTTGGTGGAGAAGTTCATCAAGGGCGAAGTCGAGGGCGACGAAGCTGAGCTCGATGCCGACGTGAAGTCCGCTAAGGATAACGGTAAGGACGTCTGGCACGCCTGA
- the glf gene encoding UDP-galactopyranose mutase, translating to MTNNEKDTALPDLVVVGAGLFGLTVAQQAAENGHTVEIIDIRPHIGGNAYSYMDKETGAEIHQYGAHLFHTSNKRVWDYVNRFTEFTDYQHRVYATHDGEVYPMPINLGTINQFFHAHYTPAQAQELIKEQAGELAGTDPSNLNDKGIQLIGRPLYEAFIKNYTGKQWQTDPAQLPASIIKRLPVRFTYDNHYFKDTWEGLPKDGYTAWMQRMIDDPKIHVTLSTDFFDENQPLNKKALLGRVPIVYTGPVDKYFDYALGDLKWRTVDFKEQRYDEGDHFGCPVMNFVDADVPYTRAIEFKNFNPERKDQQNPNKTVVWEEYSRSAGRDDEPYYPINTADDQKLYQQYKDLAAKEPEVVFGGRLGTYAYYDMHQVINSALVAYEKQVGPLLGK from the coding sequence ATGACCAATAACGAAAAGGACACCGCACTGCCGGATCTGGTGGTGGTGGGAGCCGGGCTCTTCGGGTTGACCGTCGCGCAGCAGGCGGCAGAGAACGGGCACACCGTCGAGATCATCGACATCCGCCCGCATATCGGTGGTAACGCTTACTCCTATATGGACAAGGAGACCGGCGCGGAAATCCATCAGTACGGCGCGCACCTCTTCCACACCTCCAACAAGCGCGTGTGGGATTATGTCAACCGCTTCACCGAATTCACCGACTATCAGCACCGCGTCTACGCCACCCACGACGGCGAGGTCTACCCCATGCCAATCAACTTGGGGACCATCAACCAGTTCTTCCACGCGCATTACACGCCGGCTCAGGCCCAGGAGCTCATCAAGGAGCAGGCGGGCGAGCTGGCCGGCACCGACCCCAGCAATTTGAACGACAAGGGTATCCAGCTCATCGGACGGCCGCTTTACGAAGCGTTCATCAAGAACTACACGGGCAAGCAGTGGCAGACCGACCCGGCGCAGCTCCCCGCTTCGATCATCAAGCGCCTGCCGGTGCGTTTCACCTACGACAACCACTATTTCAAGGACACTTGGGAGGGCCTGCCCAAGGATGGCTACACCGCCTGGATGCAGCGCATGATCGACGACCCGAAGATTCACGTGACGTTGAGCACCGACTTCTTCGACGAAAACCAGCCCCTGAACAAGAAGGCGCTACTCGGTCGCGTGCCGATCGTCTACACCGGTCCGGTCGACAAGTACTTCGACTACGCGCTCGGCGACCTCAAATGGCGCACCGTCGACTTCAAGGAGCAGCGCTACGACGAGGGCGACCACTTCGGTTGCCCGGTGATGAACTTCGTGGATGCCGATGTACCGTACACCCGCGCCATCGAGTTCAAGAACTTCAACCCCGAACGCAAGGACCAGCAGAACCCGAACAAGACCGTGGTCTGGGAGGAATACAGCCGTTCGGCCGGACGCGACGACGAGCCCTACTACCCCATCAACACCGCGGACGATCAGAAGCTCTATCAGCAGTACAAGGATTTGGCGGCCAAGGAGCCGGAGGTCGTTTTCGGCGGCCGTCTCGGCACCTATGCCTACTACGACATGCACCAGGTCATCAATTCCGCGCTCGTCGCCTATGAAAAGCAGGTCGGACCGCTGCTGGGCAAGTGA